In Oryza sativa Japonica Group chromosome 2, ASM3414082v1, the following are encoded in one genomic region:
- the LOC9270013 gene encoding ycf20-like protein, with amino-acid sequence MPLRRGALPPRAPLRPAPGGLCGRALLRRTCSLSWPATTGGAALSYQMKNSRWKPVFALETGGPSNADSQDFEDDGGFLGRTRLGRLIQAAGRELLEKLNSARSNSPTKIFLVLFGFYTANALATILGQTGDWDVLVAGVVVAAIEGIGMLMYRKPMSRPPGRFQSLIAMVNYWKAGVCLGLFVDAFKLGS; translated from the exons ATGCCGCTGCGGCGCGGAgccctccctccccgcgcccCTCTTCGGCCGGCACCCGGCGGTCTCTGCGGCCGCGCGCTCCTCCGCCGGACCTGCAGCCTCtcgtggccggcgacgacgggcggAGCGGCGCTCAG TTACCAGATGAAAAATTCTAGATGGAAGCCAGTATTTGCCTTGGAAACAGGTGGACCATCTAATGCTGATAGCCAAGACTTCGAAGATGATGGTGGCTTTCTTGGTAGAACAAGGCTGGGAAGGCTCATCCAAGCTGCTGGGAGGGAACTACTTGAAAAGCTGAACTCTGCCAGAAGCAACTCCCCCACGAAGATATTCCTTGTGCTGTTTGGCTTCTATACCGCCAACGCATTGGCAACAATCCTAGGGCAGACTGGTGACTGGGATGTTCTTGTGGCTGGTGTTGTAGTGGCTGCCATAGAGGGAATTGGCATGCTTATGTACAGAAAACCGATGAGTAGACCTCCTGGACGATTCCAGTCATTGATTGCAATGGTGAACTACTGGAAAGCCGGCGTATGTCTGGGCCTTTTTGTGGATGCCTTCAAACTGGGAAGCTGA
- the LOC4328817 gene encoding uncharacterized protein, whose amino-acid sequence MASLLLLLLLVLSLAAVHTDAAAFPSPADSIVRQLSSVVKWPRVPSSSSSSSHGHKQPSHPQYDGGVALQFESGYFVETLVEGDKLGVTPHTIRVSPVEGGELLAVDSAHSNIVRITPPLSEYSRGRLVAGSFQGHSGHIDGKPSDARFKRPTGVAVDDTGNVYVADTANLAIRKIGESGVTTIAGGKSNIPGYRDGPSEDAKFSTDFDVVYVKKMCSLLVIDRGNAALRKIALPQEDCTYQDATLLSSDIILVIGAVVAGYIFSVVQHGFGSSTAEKIEAPEDEHQESSTVGKPPLVVESLKEEPSAGWPSLGTLIGDLLKLVIEGVGNQLLRLVPSRLQHGKRKTDLTPLKDRLVMPEDTEETPVAQKLSSTPMRPETLHGPNPVNETAPKAQKSVKSSKFRDSTLSSKHRSSKRQEYAEFYGSSETPQVSSKVPKDRLRHRHREKSGEAVYGTSHPEPKPAEVKPADYSDPKYDPYNIRSKYGADSGYRY is encoded by the exons atggcctccctcctcctcctcctcctcctcgtgctctccctcgccgccgtccacacCGACGCGGCCGCGTTCCCGTCGCCGGCAG ATAGCATCGTGAGGCAGCTGTCGTCGGTGGTGAAATGGCCGCGGGttccttcgtcgtcgtcgtcgtcgtcgcacggGCACAAGCAGCCCTCGCACCCGCAGTACG ATGGGGGTGTGGCTCTGCAGTTTGAGAGCGGCTACTTTGTGGAGACGCTCGTGGAAGGGGACAAGCTTGGCGTCACGCCACACACCATTAGGGTGTCCCCTGTTGAGGGTGGAGAGCTCCTTGCAGTGGACTCGGCACATAGCAACATTGTGCGAATAACTCCGCCACTGTCCGAGT ATAGCAGAGGAAGACTGGTTGCTGGTTCTTTCCAGGGGCATTCTGGCCATATAGATGGCAAACCAAGTGATGCACGATTCAAACGCCCCACAGGCGTTGCCGTGGATGATACAGGAAATGTCTATGTTGCTGATACAGCAAACTTAGCAATTCGGAAGATTGGGGAATCAG GAGTGACCACCATTGCTGGTGGAAAATCAAACATCCCAGGTTATAGGGATggtccaagtgaagatgcaaaGTTCTCTACTGATTTTGATGTGGTATATGTGAAGAAAATGTGCTCTTTGCTGGTTATTGACCGTGGAAATGCTGCACTTAGGAAAATTGCCCTTCCGCAAGAAGATTGTACCTACCAGGATGCAACTCTTCTATCGTCAG ATATCATATTGGTCATTGGTGCTGTTGTTGCCGGATATATTTTCTCTGTTGTGCAACATGGATTTGGGTCATCAACTGCTGAAAAG ATCGAAGCACCTGAAGATGAGCATCAGGAGAGCAGCACCGTGGGAAAGCCACCTTTGGTTGTGGAGAGCCTGAAAGAGGAGCCAAGTGCTGGGTGGCCTTCTCTTGGGACTCTTATTGGTGATCTACTGAAACTTGTTATTGAAGGGGTGGGGAATCAGCTTCTCAGGCTCGTCCCATCACGCCTGCAACATGGGAAGAGAAAAACAGACCTCACTCCACTCAAAGACAGGCTTGTGATGCCTGAAGACACAGAGGAGACCCCAGTAGCCCAGAAGTTAAGTAGCACTCCAATGAGACCCGAGACACTCCATGGTCCTAACCCAGTAAACGAAACAGCACCGAAGGCCCAGAAGAGTGTCAAATCATCCAAATTTAGGGATTCTACGCTGTCAAGCAAGCACAGGTCCTCCAAGAGGCAGGAATACGCGGAGTTCTACGGTTCATCCGAAACACCTCAAGTGAGCTCAAAGGTCCCAAAAGATCGGctacgccaccgccaccgggaGAAGAGTGGGGAAGCTGTTTATGGGACTAGTCATCCGGAGCCCAAGCCTGCGGAAGTGAAGCCCGCAGACTACAGTGACCCAAAGTATGATCCCTACAACATCAGAAGCAAATATGGTGCTGACAGCGGCTACAGGTACTGA